In Amycolatopsis coloradensis, one genomic interval encodes:
- a CDS encoding ABC transporter ATP-binding protein translates to MSGLDVKGLIAGYGPDPVLRGLDLRVPEGGLVAVLGPSGCGKTTLLRVLAGFHPVRDGEVRLGGRLLAGGSTHVPPERRGIGIVPQEGALFPHLSVAGNVGFGLSRAGRRDGRIGELLDLVGLSGYETRKPGELSGGQQRRVALARALAPRPGVVLMDEPFSSLDASLREELRVDVRAALRAFGATALLVTHDQEEALGMADLVAVLRGGVVAQLGTPQEIYGRPADLGVALFVGEAVTFPGDAENGTVDTPLGRLPVQGRGTGTVLLRPEQLHVDADGVPATVEDVLFHGHDATVLLRLADGGQVRQRVQGPLGVSRGDEVRVRVSGPALFFAGEPA, encoded by the coding sequence ATGAGCGGCTTGGACGTGAAGGGCCTGATCGCCGGATACGGACCGGATCCGGTACTGCGCGGGCTGGATCTGCGGGTTCCCGAAGGCGGGCTCGTGGCGGTGCTCGGGCCGTCCGGCTGCGGGAAGACGACTCTGCTGCGGGTGCTCGCCGGGTTCCATCCGGTCCGTGACGGCGAGGTGCGCCTCGGCGGCAGGCTGCTCGCCGGCGGATCCACGCACGTGCCGCCGGAACGCCGCGGCATCGGGATCGTGCCGCAGGAAGGCGCGCTGTTCCCGCATCTGAGCGTCGCGGGCAACGTGGGTTTCGGGTTGTCGCGCGCCGGACGACGCGACGGCCGGATCGGCGAACTCCTCGATCTGGTCGGGCTTTCCGGTTACGAGACAAGGAAACCCGGTGAGCTGTCCGGTGGGCAGCAACGCCGGGTCGCGCTCGCCCGCGCGCTCGCGCCACGACCGGGTGTCGTGCTGATGGACGAGCCGTTCTCCTCGCTCGACGCGAGTCTGCGCGAAGAACTCCGCGTGGACGTGCGCGCGGCGCTGCGCGCGTTCGGCGCGACGGCGTTGCTCGTGACGCACGACCAGGAGGAGGCGCTCGGCATGGCCGACCTGGTCGCGGTGCTGCGTGGCGGTGTCGTCGCGCAACTCGGGACACCGCAGGAGATCTACGGCAGGCCCGCCGATCTCGGGGTCGCGCTCTTCGTCGGCGAGGCGGTCACTTTCCCCGGTGACGCGGAAAACGGGACGGTGGACACGCCCCTGGGCAGGCTTCCCGTCCAGGGCCGCGGGACCGGCACCGTCCTGCTGCGCCCGGAACAACTGCACGTGGACGCCGACGGCGTACCGGCCACCGTGGAGGATGTCCTGTTCCACGGGCACGACGCGACGGTGCTGCTGCGGCTCGCCGACGGTGGGCAGGTGCGCCAACGCGTCCAAGGTCCGCTCGGGGTTTCCCGTGGTGACGAGGTTCGCGTGCGCGTGTCCGGCCCTGCCCTGTTCTTCGCCGGGGAACCGGCATGA